A genome region from Psychrobacter jeotgali includes the following:
- a CDS encoding BCCT family transporter: MGNSKDQKNSKKPNQDQTGVSKQYLPDYVKARSKYYKPPHLGTFDVGMSIPQWRPDHVPDTRIDKFTFGMVLIILLGIAIPLILFPEQGKEWVGIARNFVGDNFGFAYLAFGVLAMLFVIYIVFSDIGKIKLGRPEETAEFANGSWAAMLFCGGIGASILYWGLIEWAYYYQSPPFGIAGGTPDAIRWATTYGMFHWGPVAWAIYLVPAIPIAYFYYVRQTPVLKVSQTLMPLLGEKLAGSNWAKMLDVLFVFGMVGGGATTLGLASPLINEGLYNLFGLPRNITMQIVVLLITTMIFAYSAYQGLKGGIQKLSNINFYLAVVFLLFVLIVGPTVFILNTGLEAIGRSITEMPRMMTYVEPFKDFQQFGFEHTTFSQDWTVFYWAWWLVFAPTIGLFIAKISRGRTIRNMVVGSMFYGSLGCAMFMIILGNYGLYLQMTGTVDVISILNNESPTAAIFSILNSLPMSYLVVAVFTFLATIFTATTFDSISYILASVVQKEVDDEPHRWNRLFWAFTLCLLPAILMFLGDLQTLQTASIIAGAPLIIILSMMMVSVIKAARYDLAYQPDYYVKTIHIEELPDNSPWEEGMTSEAPEGSVLQQQDEWEQMREDSENKD, translated from the coding sequence ATGGGTAACTCCAAAGATCAAAAAAACAGTAAAAAACCCAATCAAGACCAGACTGGAGTGTCAAAACAATATCTTCCGGATTATGTAAAAGCTCGATCAAAGTATTATAAGCCGCCCCATCTAGGTACATTTGACGTGGGTATGTCCATTCCACAGTGGCGCCCTGACCACGTACCTGATACGCGCATTGACAAGTTTACCTTTGGTATGGTGCTAATCATCCTTTTGGGTATCGCCATACCTTTGATACTTTTTCCTGAGCAAGGCAAAGAGTGGGTGGGGATAGCTCGAAACTTCGTAGGGGATAACTTTGGTTTTGCCTACTTAGCTTTTGGCGTGCTTGCTATGCTGTTTGTGATTTATATTGTGTTTTCTGACATTGGTAAAATAAAACTGGGCCGACCCGAGGAGACAGCAGAGTTCGCTAATGGTTCATGGGCGGCGATGTTGTTTTGCGGTGGTATTGGGGCCAGCATTCTCTATTGGGGCCTCATTGAATGGGCTTATTATTATCAAAGTCCACCATTTGGAATAGCAGGCGGAACGCCGGATGCTATTCGCTGGGCAACCACTTACGGTATGTTCCATTGGGGGCCGGTGGCGTGGGCGATCTATTTAGTACCGGCCATTCCCATTGCTTATTTTTATTATGTGCGTCAAACACCAGTACTTAAAGTTAGTCAAACTTTGATGCCATTATTAGGTGAAAAATTAGCAGGCAGTAACTGGGCGAAAATGCTCGATGTGCTATTTGTCTTTGGTATGGTTGGCGGTGGTGCGACGACTTTAGGTCTGGCCTCCCCACTTATTAATGAGGGTTTATATAACCTATTTGGTCTACCGCGTAACATTACGATGCAAATTGTGGTGCTGTTAATTACCACCATGATTTTTGCTTATAGTGCCTATCAGGGTCTCAAAGGCGGTATTCAAAAGCTCTCCAACATTAACTTTTATTTAGCAGTGGTTTTCCTACTATTTGTATTAATTGTCGGGCCTACGGTATTTATCTTAAACACCGGTCTGGAGGCTATAGGGCGCTCTATTACTGAGATGCCGCGGATGATGACCTATGTTGAGCCTTTCAAAGACTTTCAACAATTCGGCTTTGAGCACACGACATTCTCGCAGGACTGGACAGTATTCTATTGGGCATGGTGGCTGGTATTTGCGCCGACTATCGGACTGTTTATCGCCAAAATCTCCAGAGGACGCACTATTCGCAATATGGTAGTAGGCTCGATGTTCTACGGATCGCTTGGTTGTGCGATGTTTATGATTATCTTGGGTAATTACGGGTTATATCTACAGATGACTGGCACCGTTGATGTCATTAGTATTTTGAATAACGAGTCGCCTACTGCCGCTATCTTCTCTATTCTAAATAGCTTACCGATGTCTTATTTGGTCGTTGCCGTATTTACCTTTTTGGCGACTATTTTTACCGCTACTACCTTTGACTCCATCTCTTATATATTAGCCTCGGTGGTACAAAAAGAGGTCGATGATGAGCCGCATCGTTGGAACCGTCTATTTTGGGCCTTTACCTTATGCTTATTACCCGCAATTCTAATGTTCTTAGGGGATTTGCAAACGCTGCAAACCGCTTCTATTATCGCCGGTGCCCCACTAATTATTATCTTATCGATGATGATGGTATCGGTCATTAAAGCAGCTCGTTATGACTTAGCTTATCAGCCTGATTACTATGTCAAAACCATTCACATTGAAGAGTTGCCTGACAACTCTCCATGGGAAGAAGGGATGACATCAGAAGCGCCTGAAGGTTCGGTATTGCAGCAACAAGACGAATGGGAGCAAATGCGCGAGGATAGTGAGAACAAAGATTAA
- a CDS encoding DUF2058 domain-containing protein, translating into MAKNALQAQLLKAGLVDSKKAKKINKQAKHAKRVGDSEDIEAKKALAEAQAKRVEKDQQLNQEKQRLLEEKTLKANIIQMIKQHQITDTAGDITYQFVDDSKIKKIYITQKLYDQIVAGHVVIARLEDGYALLPYPLADRINEKQEGFIVESKNKSETELAEDDPYAAYVIPDDLMW; encoded by the coding sequence ATGGCCAAAAACGCCCTACAAGCGCAGCTGCTAAAAGCAGGACTGGTGGACAGTAAAAAAGCTAAAAAAATAAACAAGCAAGCGAAGCATGCCAAGCGTGTTGGCGACTCTGAAGATATAGAAGCCAAAAAAGCCTTGGCAGAAGCGCAAGCAAAAAGAGTAGAAAAAGATCAACAGCTTAATCAAGAAAAGCAGCGACTGCTGGAAGAAAAGACTTTAAAAGCCAATATCATTCAAATGATTAAGCAGCATCAGATTACTGATACCGCAGGTGATATCACCTACCAGTTTGTTGATGACTCCAAAATCAAGAAAATTTATATCACCCAAAAGCTCTACGATCAAATCGTCGCCGGTCATGTGGTTATTGCCCGTTTAGAAGACGGTTATGCTCTACTCCCTTACCCTTTGGCGGATCGTATTAATGAAAAGCAAGAAGGTTTTATCGTCGAATCGAAGAACAAGTCAGAGACCGAGCTGGCAGAAGACGATCCTTACGCCGCTTACGTGATCCCTGATGACTTGATGTGGTAG
- a CDS encoding zinc-binding dehydrogenase produces MRSATYDHFGRPTEVLSLGDRPIPEPQADEVRVKTVLASIHNHDLLTIRGKYGFKPELPAIAGSEAFGVVDAVGSEVKDLKVGQRVAAASVQATWAEYFTAPAHMIFPIPESLDDELAAQLIAMPLSALMLLEFLEVESGQWIIHNAANGAVGKSLAMLAAARGVNTINVVRSQDALKELEDLGIKNNVDSSDEDWKDQVKAILGEDKISAAVDSVGGENGGDLLSLLGHGGMLAVFGAMSGKPMVVNPTHMIFKQAVMKGFWGSKLSQEMSVENKQRLIDELVDCATSGKLKLPVEGVFDLADIVEAVDGKLQAGKRGKVLLKP; encoded by the coding sequence ATGCGCAGCGCCACTTATGATCATTTTGGTCGACCCACAGAAGTGTTAAGCTTAGGCGATCGTCCTATCCCCGAACCCCAGGCTGATGAAGTCCGAGTCAAAACCGTACTCGCTTCTATTCATAACCATGACCTATTAACCATTCGCGGCAAATACGGCTTTAAGCCTGAACTGCCAGCGATAGCCGGTAGTGAGGCGTTCGGCGTTGTCGATGCGGTCGGTAGTGAGGTCAAAGACCTAAAAGTTGGTCAACGAGTGGCAGCCGCTAGCGTACAGGCGACATGGGCGGAGTATTTTACTGCTCCTGCTCACATGATTTTTCCGATTCCAGAGAGTTTAGATGATGAATTGGCAGCCCAGCTTATCGCTATGCCGCTCAGCGCTCTAATGCTGCTTGAATTCTTAGAAGTCGAGAGCGGTCAATGGATTATTCATAACGCTGCTAACGGCGCAGTTGGTAAGTCGCTGGCTATGCTGGCAGCAGCGCGTGGCGTTAATACCATCAATGTAGTACGCAGTCAGGACGCTCTAAAAGAGCTAGAAGATTTGGGCATTAAAAACAATGTCGATAGCTCGGATGAGGACTGGAAAGATCAGGTTAAAGCGATCTTAGGTGAGGATAAAATCAGCGCCGCCGTTGATTCAGTAGGCGGCGAGAATGGCGGTGATCTGCTATCACTGCTTGGCCATGGCGGCATGCTTGCAGTCTTTGGCGCAATGTCAGGCAAGCCGATGGTGGTCAACCCCACCCACATGATCTTTAAGCAAGCGGTGATGAAAGGCTTTTGGGGCAGTAAGCTTAGCCAAGAGATGAGCGTGGAGAATAAGCAGCGTCTGATTGATGAGCTGGTTGACTGCGCCACTAGCGGCAAGCTTAAACTACCTGTGGAAGGGGTTTTTGATTTGGCTGATATTGTTGAAGCGGTCGATGGTAAACTACAAGCAGGTAAGAGAGGCAAGGTATTATTAAAGCCTTAG
- a CDS encoding DUF5996 family protein produces MKQTADSWPDIPYQDWKETCTLLHLCCQIVGKYRLSHTPWINHAWHTTLYVTPRGLSTGTVPDGDRYVTLTLDFCDHTLQAISDDGRSEAFALKDMSVADFYAQTKTIVEAVGGTFNIHEQPNELEDATPFAQDTKTRPYKSNAVADFHTALLQIDRVFTHFRSGFIGKVSPSHLFWGSFDLAVTRFSGRLAPLHPAGIPNLPDEVAQEAYSHEVSSAGFWPGGSGVDEAMFYSYAYPGLDGFADQKVEPVEARFDKDLGEFLLPYDAVRTSDDPDATLIAFLQSTYEAAANLGDWDREALECALGKPNTPRAIH; encoded by the coding sequence ATGAAACAGACAGCTGATAGTTGGCCTGATATTCCTTATCAAGATTGGAAAGAGACCTGTACACTATTGCATCTATGCTGCCAAATCGTTGGTAAATACCGATTATCGCATACCCCGTGGATTAATCATGCCTGGCATACGACCTTGTATGTCACACCGCGAGGTTTATCGACAGGAACCGTTCCAGATGGTGATCGCTATGTCACTCTGACACTCGACTTTTGTGATCATACATTGCAGGCTATATCTGATGATGGACGCTCAGAGGCATTTGCTCTCAAAGACATGAGCGTTGCCGACTTCTATGCCCAAACCAAAACGATTGTCGAAGCTGTAGGTGGGACTTTTAATATTCATGAACAGCCGAACGAGCTGGAAGATGCGACGCCTTTTGCTCAAGATACTAAGACTCGACCTTATAAATCTAATGCCGTTGCCGACTTCCACACTGCCTTACTGCAGATTGACCGAGTATTTACTCATTTTCGCTCTGGATTTATCGGAAAGGTGTCACCATCGCATCTGTTCTGGGGCTCGTTCGATCTGGCTGTCACACGGTTTTCGGGTCGTCTTGCACCTCTGCATCCGGCAGGTATTCCGAATTTGCCAGATGAAGTTGCGCAAGAGGCTTATAGCCATGAGGTATCGTCTGCAGGATTCTGGCCAGGTGGTAGCGGTGTGGATGAGGCGATGTTCTATTCTTACGCCTATCCAGGACTAGACGGTTTTGCTGATCAAAAAGTAGAACCCGTAGAGGCAAGGTTTGATAAAGACCTTGGAGAGTTTTTGCTACCTTATGATGCTGTGAGAACGAGCGACGATCCAGATGCCACGCTTATAGCGTTTTTACAATCAACTTATGAGGCTGCTGCCAATCTCGGTGATTGGGATCGGGAGGCGCTGGAATGTGCTCTAGGCAAACCTAACACTCCTCGCGCCATTCATTAA
- a CDS encoding FAD-binding oxidoreductase — MSKINSLIRKCPKSSPTAVKAYSEKINNTSLDTASKSNPALNTPIEQTRWNGWGNVDINKKVSPHGAKLIKSHIGKTKNLPSVNLQQVLKTVPKTRLPTAISSLDIVSIDQEIRLRHARGQSFPDWIAMHSGDFETFPDGVAFPETTNDVEELLKRAQEHDLIVIPFGGGTSVVGHINPQKGSRPVLTIAMSKMDQLIDLDTESQIATFGAGTQGPAVEAQLGEHGYRLGHYPQSWELSTLGGWIAARSSGQQSLGYGRIEQMFAGGTLVTPQGVLNIADIPASSAGPDLREMMMGSEGRAGIFTEVKMRVQPQPEEELFKVAFLPHWEAGKAVLKQAVQNNVGLSMLRLSNAVETDAHLHLGTTPSQFLAISTYLKARGLSSNKVMLTYGVSGDQAQNKLALTQFNKLLKQHGSVTGKITDIMGSVWAHGRFKFPYLRGTLWDKGIMVDTFETATNWNNIDEQMAQMQNAAQNALADEDENVMAFTHISHVYKQGASLYTTYFFRAAKDHTTTLKRWQKIKHAASLSVANGKATISHQHGVGRDHAPYLAAEKGELGLQVTSAMFKSLDPEQRMNPGVLLED; from the coding sequence ATGAGCAAAATCAACTCTCTTATCCGTAAATGCCCTAAGTCCAGTCCTACTGCGGTAAAGGCTTACAGCGAAAAAATCAATAATACTAGCTTAGATACAGCTTCAAAAAGCAATCCAGCTCTCAACACTCCAATCGAGCAGACACGTTGGAATGGTTGGGGCAATGTTGACATCAATAAAAAAGTCTCACCGCACGGTGCCAAACTGATCAAATCGCACATTGGCAAAACCAAAAACCTACCGTCTGTCAACTTACAACAAGTCCTTAAAACCGTCCCTAAAACACGTTTGCCTACGGCTATCAGCAGTCTTGATATAGTATCTATCGATCAAGAAATTCGGCTTAGACACGCCCGCGGACAAAGCTTCCCTGATTGGATAGCGATGCATAGCGGCGATTTTGAGACCTTCCCTGATGGCGTGGCTTTTCCTGAAACGACCAATGATGTTGAAGAACTACTCAAGCGCGCCCAAGAGCATGATCTCATCGTCATTCCGTTTGGCGGTGGCACTTCTGTAGTCGGTCACATCAATCCGCAAAAGGGCTCACGTCCGGTATTGACCATTGCTATGAGTAAGATGGATCAACTTATAGATTTAGATACCGAGAGCCAGATTGCTACTTTTGGTGCGGGTACGCAAGGGCCTGCGGTCGAAGCGCAATTGGGCGAGCACGGTTACCGTTTGGGACATTATCCGCAGTCGTGGGAGCTATCAACGCTTGGCGGCTGGATTGCGGCGCGTTCTAGCGGTCAGCAGTCGTTGGGTTATGGTCGTATCGAGCAGATGTTCGCCGGCGGTACCTTAGTCACTCCGCAAGGAGTATTAAATATTGCCGATATTCCCGCCTCTTCGGCAGGGCCTGATCTGCGTGAGATGATGATGGGCTCTGAGGGCCGCGCCGGTATCTTTACCGAAGTAAAAATGCGTGTGCAACCACAGCCTGAGGAAGAGCTATTCAAAGTGGCTTTTCTCCCTCATTGGGAAGCGGGTAAAGCGGTGCTCAAGCAAGCAGTGCAAAATAATGTTGGTCTTTCTATGCTGCGTCTAAGTAATGCGGTTGAGACCGATGCGCATTTGCATTTGGGTACTACGCCCAGTCAGTTTTTAGCCATTAGTACCTATCTTAAAGCGCGCGGACTGAGCTCAAATAAAGTCATGCTCACTTATGGGGTATCAGGGGACCAAGCGCAAAATAAACTGGCACTGACCCAGTTCAATAAACTATTAAAACAGCACGGTAGTGTCACCGGCAAAATTACCGATATTATGGGTAGCGTATGGGCGCATGGACGCTTTAAATTCCCTTATCTACGTGGCACCTTATGGGATAAAGGCATCATGGTCGATACCTTTGAGACGGCGACCAACTGGAATAATATCGACGAGCAAATGGCGCAGATGCAAAATGCGGCGCAAAACGCTTTAGCTGACGAAGATGAAAACGTCATGGCTTTTACTCATATCTCACATGTCTATAAGCAAGGTGCTAGCCTTTATACGACTTATTTCTTCAGAGCCGCTAAAGACCATACTACTACGTTGAAGCGTTGGCAAAAAATCAAACATGCCGCCAGTCTAAGCGTGGCTAATGGCAAAGCGACGATATCGCATCAGCACGGCGTTGGACGCGATCATGCCCCTTACCTTGCGGCAGAAAAAGGCGAGCTTGGGCTACAAGTCACCAGTGCTATGTTCAAGAGCTTAGATCCTGAGCAGCGTATGAATCCGGGTGTATTGCTTGAAGATTAA
- a CDS encoding oxidoreductase, producing the protein MSSPENNKDKTFKALVVEETSEGEFKKSIQERRVSDLPDNDLLVEVHYSSLNYKDAMSASGNKMISKNFPHTPGIDAAGVVVSDKSGTFKAGQEVVIFGYDLGMDTDGGLGQMISIPADWAVARPEALSLKEAMIYGTGGLTAALSVQKLEKMGAKPEDGPVAVTGASGGVGSMSIAILDHLGFEVIAFSGKSEQADHLKSLGAKEVRNPDTINEVGDRPVGRPQWAHAIDTLGGDFLANLLKQTQPGGAVTNCGLAASTEFSMTVLPFITRAVSLLGIDSVFIPLADKKAIWERVATDMKLPNLEQYCEEITLEQTPEYLDRFMANKVTGRYVVNVRG; encoded by the coding sequence ATGTCCAGTCCAGAAAATAATAAGGATAAAACTTTTAAAGCGCTAGTCGTTGAAGAGACTAGCGAGGGCGAGTTTAAAAAAAGCATTCAGGAGCGCCGTGTCAGCGATTTACCTGATAACGATCTGCTGGTTGAAGTGCATTACTCTTCGCTGAATTACAAAGATGCGATGTCGGCATCAGGTAATAAAATGATTAGCAAAAATTTCCCACACACCCCCGGTATCGATGCTGCAGGCGTAGTGGTAAGTGATAAGTCTGGTACTTTTAAAGCAGGCCAAGAAGTGGTGATCTTTGGCTATGATTTGGGTATGGATACCGATGGTGGTTTGGGTCAAATGATCTCAATCCCAGCCGACTGGGCAGTAGCTCGTCCTGAGGCTTTAAGCCTAAAAGAGGCGATGATTTATGGTACAGGCGGGCTAACTGCAGCTTTAAGCGTGCAAAAGCTTGAGAAAATGGGCGCAAAACCTGAAGATGGCCCAGTAGCTGTGACCGGTGCATCGGGCGGGGTGGGTAGTATGAGCATCGCTATTTTAGATCACTTAGGCTTTGAGGTTATCGCCTTCTCCGGCAAGAGCGAGCAAGCTGATCATCTAAAATCGTTAGGTGCTAAAGAAGTGCGCAACCCTGATACTATCAATGAAGTCGGTGATAGACCCGTCGGTCGTCCGCAGTGGGCACATGCTATTGACACTTTGGGCGGCGACTTCTTGGCTAATTTGCTTAAACAAACCCAGCCGGGCGGCGCAGTGACCAACTGTGGTCTGGCAGCCTCAACTGAGTTTTCGATGACGGTATTGCCCTTTATCACCCGTGCGGTGTCGCTACTGGGTATCGATTCGGTATTCATTCCATTAGCAGATAAAAAAGCTATTTGGGAGCGTGTCGCTACCGACATGAAACTGCCAAATCTTGAGCAGTACTGTGAAGAGATTACCCTCGAGCAAACGCCAGAGTACCTAGATCGCTTTATGGCGAATAAGGTGACGGGGCGTTATGTGGTGAATGTGCGGGGTTAG
- a CDS encoding zinc-binding dehydrogenase, translated as MRTATYNTFGTPSEVLSISDSATPEPKDHEVRIKTILSSIHNHDLVTIKGEYGNKPDLPATGGSEAVGVIDTLGKDVEGFEKGQRVVVSGVQGTWADYFIAPASKLIPIPDTIDDEMAAQLIAMPMSALLLMEFLNIEPGQWIIQNAANGAVGESMAMLAPTRNINTINLVRSKESEQELIDLGITENNVVTDNDDWKEQVKKIVGDAEISGAVDAVGGKSGGELVSLLGKYGSMASLGAVSGQPLMLNPSHLIFNLTKVKGFWASDMMQQISGDDMQRLTKELIKNAANGTLKLPTGDVYNLDDIQKAVSDDVQSDKKGKILLKP; from the coding sequence ATGCGTACTGCAACTTATAACACTTTTGGCACCCCCTCAGAAGTCTTAAGCATCAGCGACAGCGCGACTCCAGAACCTAAAGATCATGAAGTCCGTATCAAAACCATTCTATCTTCTATTCATAACCACGACCTGGTGACCATCAAAGGTGAATACGGCAATAAACCTGACTTGCCCGCTACTGGCGGCTCTGAAGCGGTAGGTGTGATTGATACGCTTGGAAAAGACGTAGAAGGTTTTGAAAAAGGTCAGCGTGTCGTAGTCTCAGGCGTACAAGGCACGTGGGCGGATTATTTTATTGCACCCGCTTCAAAACTTATTCCAATACCAGATACTATCGATGATGAAATGGCGGCCCAATTGATCGCTATGCCCATGAGTGCTCTGCTGCTGATGGAGTTTTTAAACATTGAACCCGGTCAATGGATCATTCAAAACGCTGCCAACGGTGCGGTTGGTGAATCTATGGCAATGCTCGCTCCCACTCGTAATATTAACACCATTAATTTAGTGCGCAGTAAAGAGTCGGAACAAGAGCTGATCGATTTAGGTATTACTGAAAATAATGTGGTCACCGATAATGACGATTGGAAAGAGCAAGTGAAGAAAATCGTTGGTGACGCTGAAATCAGCGGCGCAGTCGATGCGGTAGGCGGTAAATCTGGTGGCGAGCTGGTGTCGCTATTGGGTAAATACGGCTCGATGGCCTCGTTGGGTGCGGTGTCAGGTCAGCCGCTTATGTTAAATCCCAGTCACCTGATTTTTAATCTGACCAAAGTAAAGGGCTTTTGGGCCAGCGATATGATGCAACAGATCAGCGGCGATGATATGCAGCGCTTAACCAAAGAGCTGATTAAAAATGCAGCTAATGGCACTCTAAAACTGCCTACTGGCGACGTTTATAATTTAGACGATATCCAAAAAGCGGTCTCTGACGATGTACAGTCCGACAAAAAAGGTAAGATATTGCTTAAACCTTAA
- a CDS encoding TIGR04255 family protein: protein MCKYRKLSNQPLVFVLAEFRFSPILDIKEYIPKIQDALRNKLPILRNTETQEITVSPNGISLEAQANWDFISKNSHTAASINQNRLLFMTSEYERFNGFEENCDFLLQTIIDIISPSLCLGLGLRYSDTIFIIEGKGSIEDFVQPRLYNNDDLKLSGSLLRQTNETLWRTTEGAIFIRSIYGEDKVLVWPDAENLPIAIEKISDKPVKRLLLDIDHVWNAQEEESEPLDFDKGLILSKLSSMHKISRKAFWNVTTEQAKEAWK from the coding sequence ATGTGTAAATATAGAAAGCTATCGAATCAACCTTTAGTCTTTGTATTAGCAGAGTTTAGATTTTCTCCTATACTCGATATAAAGGAATATATACCTAAGATTCAAGATGCTTTAAGAAATAAGCTACCAATTCTAAGAAACACTGAGACCCAGGAAATTACAGTGTCACCTAACGGTATAAGCCTAGAGGCTCAAGCTAACTGGGATTTTATCTCTAAAAACAGTCATACAGCAGCTTCTATTAATCAGAATCGTTTGTTGTTTATGACCAGTGAATATGAACGCTTTAATGGGTTCGAAGAGAACTGCGATTTTCTACTACAAACTATTATAGATATTATTAGCCCAAGTCTTTGTTTAGGTCTTGGGTTACGTTATAGCGATACCATTTTTATCATTGAAGGCAAAGGCTCAATAGAAGACTTTGTTCAGCCTAGACTATACAACAACGATGATTTAAAACTATCAGGAAGCTTACTAAGACAGACTAATGAAACCTTATGGAGAACGACAGAAGGGGCTATTTTTATCCGTTCGATATATGGTGAGGATAAAGTTTTAGTTTGGCCTGATGCAGAGAACCTGCCTATTGCAATAGAAAAAATTTCTGATAAGCCTGTTAAAAGACTACTATTGGACATTGACCATGTATGGAATGCACAAGAAGAAGAGTCTGAGCCACTAGATTTTGATAAAGGATTAATACTTAGTAAGCTCTCAAGCATGCATAAAATTAGTCGAAAAGCGTTTTGGAATGTAACAACAGAACAAGCCAAGGAGGCATGGAAATGA
- the guaA gene encoding glutamine-hydrolyzing GMP synthase, with translation MSTATTPTATNSKIPTIKEDRILILDFGSQYSQLIARRVRDSGVFCEMFPYDIDTQRIKDFGAKGVILSGGPESVHADDSPRINEAVFDLGVPVLGICYGMQAMADRFGGKVHASDVHEFGAATINVNGHSKLTDGIEDSTTENSTAKLNVWMSHGDKVIEAPKGFEVIASTPSCPIAIMADDNKQYYGLQFHPEVTHTLQGQALLGRFVHQICDCAGEWTPDNIVDMRVAQLKEQIGDKQVLLGLSGGVDSSVVAALLHKAIGDQLTCVFVDNGLLRLHEGDQVMQVFAENMGVKVIRVDAEDLFLNALAGESDPEAKRKIIGKTFIDVFADSARKVSEQSDGKEVEFLAQGTIYPDVIESAKSHQGKAHVIKSHHNVGGLPDDLAFKLIEPLRDLFKDEVRKLGITLGLPEKMIYRHPFPGPGLGVRILGEVKKEYADILRQADAIFMQELERSGWYDKTAQAFAVFQPIKSVGVVGDGRRYAWVIALRAVETVDFMTARFAHLPYDLIETVSNRIMNEIKDVSRVTYDVSSKPPATIEWE, from the coding sequence ATGAGCACTGCCACCACGCCAACCGCTACTAATTCTAAAATTCCGACTATTAAAGAAGATCGCATCCTCATTCTCGATTTCGGCTCGCAGTACAGCCAGCTGATCGCCCGCCGTGTACGTGATTCGGGGGTTTTTTGTGAGATGTTCCCTTATGATATTGACACTCAGCGCATTAAAGATTTTGGTGCTAAAGGGGTTATCTTATCGGGCGGCCCCGAAAGCGTGCATGCAGATGATAGTCCACGCATTAATGAGGCGGTGTTTGACTTGGGTGTGCCTGTACTTGGTATCTGCTACGGTATGCAAGCGATGGCGGATCGTTTTGGCGGCAAGGTACATGCCAGCGACGTACACGAGTTTGGTGCGGCAACAATCAATGTTAACGGGCATTCAAAGCTTACTGATGGCATAGAAGACAGCACTACGGAAAACAGCACTGCCAAACTAAATGTCTGGATGAGTCATGGCGATAAAGTCATCGAAGCGCCAAAAGGTTTTGAGGTGATTGCTAGCACGCCCAGCTGCCCGATTGCGATTATGGCTGATGATAATAAGCAGTATTATGGTCTGCAGTTTCATCCCGAAGTCACTCATACCTTGCAAGGTCAAGCGCTGCTCGGTCGTTTTGTGCATCAAATCTGCGACTGCGCAGGCGAGTGGACGCCAGATAATATCGTCGATATGCGGGTGGCCCAATTAAAAGAGCAAATCGGTGATAAGCAAGTGCTGCTTGGGCTGTCAGGCGGGGTTGATAGCTCAGTCGTCGCGGCATTACTGCATAAAGCGATTGGCGATCAGCTGACTTGTGTGTTTGTCGATAATGGGCTGTTGCGTTTGCATGAAGGCGATCAAGTCATGCAAGTATTTGCCGAAAACATGGGCGTAAAAGTCATCCGTGTTGATGCTGAAGATTTATTCTTAAATGCCCTAGCAGGCGAGTCTGATCCCGAAGCCAAACGTAAAATCATCGGCAAAACCTTTATTGATGTGTTTGCCGATAGTGCCCGTAAAGTCAGCGAGCAAAGTGACGGTAAAGAAGTTGAGTTCTTGGCACAAGGGACGATTTATCCCGATGTGATTGAATCAGCGAAGTCGCATCAAGGCAAAGCGCATGTGATCAAGAGCCATCATAACGTCGGCGGTCTGCCCGATGATTTAGCCTTTAAACTTATCGAGCCCTTACGAGATCTGTTTAAAGATGAAGTACGTAAGCTCGGTATTACTTTAGGTCTGCCTGAGAAAATGATCTATCGTCATCCGTTCCCAGGGCCGGGGTTAGGTGTGCGTATCTTAGGCGAAGTCAAAAAAGAATACGCCGATATCCTGCGTCAAGCCGATGCCATCTTTATGCAAGAGCTGGAGCGTTCAGGTTGGTACGATAAAACCGCGCAGGCCTTTGCGGTATTCCAGCCGATTAAATCGGTGGGCGTGGTCGGTGACGGTCGCCGCTATGCGTGGGTGATTGCGCTACGTGCTGTCGAAACTGTGGACTTTATGACCGCGCGCTTTGCCCATCTGCCTTATGATTTGATTGAGACGGTGAGTAATCGCATCATGAATGAGATAAAAGACGTGTCGAGAGTGACGTATGATGTGTCGAGTAAGCCACCGGCTACTATTGAGTGGGAGTAA